A genomic segment from Macrobrachium rosenbergii isolate ZJJX-2024 chromosome 30, ASM4041242v1, whole genome shotgun sequence encodes:
- the LOC136854872 gene encoding protein GVQW3-like, producing MSERIKQRYCIKFCYKLGDTQVQTIQKIQQAFGDEAMGVTQIKEWYNRFKQGQSSVESKPRSGRPSTSRNKEIIENVCRIVEADRRITINEITEEVGISTGSVPTILTEDLAMRRVSAKFVPKLLLEQQKQLRLEIAQDLLDCANSDSDFMKTIITGDETWVYGYDLETKFQSSQWKHQTSPRPKKARQVRSNVKVMLTCFFDSNGIVHHEYTPAGQTVNKEYYLEVM from the coding sequence ATGTCGGAGCGCATCAAGCAGCGCTACTGCATTAAGTTCTGCTACAAGCTTGGCGATACACAAGTGCAAACTATCCAGAAGATTCAGCAAGCCTTTGGCGATGAAGCCATGGGAGTAACACAAATAAAGGAGTGGTATAATCGCTTCAAGCAAGGACAAAGCTCAGTTGAGAGCAAGCCACGGTCAGGCAGGCCATCTACCAGCAGAAACAAAGAAATCATTGAAAATGTTTGTCGAATAGTAGAGGCCGACCGTCGTATAACCATCAACGAAATTactgaagaagtaggaataagCACAGGATCAGTTCCTACAATTTTAACGGAAGATTTGGCCATGCGACGAGTGTCTGCTAAATTCGTTCCCAAGTTGCTGTTGGAACAGCAGAAACAACTCCGCCTGGAAATTGCACAAGACCTGCTTGACTGTGCTAACAGTGACTCTGACTTCATGAAGACTATCATCACTGGTGATGAGACCTGGGTGTACGGATATGACCTGGAAactaaatttcagtcatcacaatGGAAGCATCAGACATCACCAAGACCCAAAAAAGCGAGACAGGTTCGTAGCAATGTCAAGGTAATGTTGACATGTTTTTTTGACTCCAATGGTATTGTGCATCATGAATACACACCAGCAGGACAAACAGTTAATAAGGAGTATTACCTTGAGGTTATGTGA